From Balaenoptera ricei isolate mBalRic1 chromosome 5, mBalRic1.hap2, whole genome shotgun sequence:
ACTTTGGCCCTATTGTCTTATTCCCCATGCTCataagtaaacaaaaaaagtATTAACTATTTCAGCTGATATGAGTAGGCAGacatctggtttttatttttatacaacgaGAAGCAAGTACTTAATAAGCTATCTGTGACTTGGTTGGATtgaatgtactataaatatatacagaaaatacaAGCCACTAAGAAATAAATAGTTCAGCATGTAGAATCTCCAATTTCTTACCTCTAATTAACAACTAACCAAAGCACTTCTAAAATATCTTCCAGCCACTAAGCACAGAAATCTTAAGTATATATTTGCAAGTGTCAATAAATCTCATGGACTACCAGATTAAAGAGGAAACCAACTTGTTTTTAGACTTGCCAACCCCCTTGACTTTAAGACTTGGATGTACCCTTTCGAATAACAGGTCACTCTAGGtctctaattttatttacttttattgcaGTCACTTTTTTAAAGCTTAGAATAACTACACAACCAGCATGTACAATGTTGCTCAGTTTTATGGTATGCCAACAGATTCCATGAGTCTGAAGTGAAGTTTATTAACATAATCTGAAATGTATGCTATAACTACATTGTAAAAGAAGGGTTTCTAAACCAaccaccctacacacacacagttctctgaaagcaaagttttaaaaaccttttaactTGCATAACTGGTGCCTGGGGGTATGAATTTATAGCTGTTTTAAGTTTTTGCTCCTCAGTGAAAACACAGTAAATCATAATCAACGTGTAGTTGAATACTTGCCttcctcctaaaaaaaaaaaaaaaaaaaaaaaaaaaaggaaaaagagagaaaccgGACAGGCACGCCTGCTGCGTATATGAGCTCCACCCCCAAAACTCAGGGCGAAGACCCTTGTAAGTATTTATTAGGATCTGCATTCAGGTTTGCCTCATCCCACATATATTGTTAATCTTGGAAAGCATCTTCGTACCAAAacccgtttaaaaaaaaaaaaaaaaaaacagtcgaGGTGTTGCTTATATGACAGGACTTTACAGAGGGTTGGGACTTGGAACTCCGTGCACCTAAACATGGCCTTACAGGGAGTAGTAGAGGGAAAAGGAAGCTCAgtggcgcgcgcacacacactcacacagacacacacacacacagagtaaagaAAGGAAAGCTATGAATTACAGGGCCTAAAACTTTAGGTCCCTACTTTAGATATCTTTCTTCTCTCCCGCCCCCAACGATCCCAGGAATCAAAAAGCTCAGGAAAGGCTGAGGGCCAGCGTGACTGGCGACAACTAAAAGGATTTTGAAAAATTCAGCACAAGAAAAGGCTGCGAGGAGAAATAGGataggagaaaaatgaaagatgagaGCTGGCTCCTGGGGCGACACTGGGATCCCGACTTCGGGGGGTAAACGCCGGAGGGGCCCGCGGCCAGGGCGTGTGGGGGGCGGGCCGTCTCAGGTGCCGGAGACAAGGCGCGGGGATCCACATGTCGAGAAGGCTGGCAAGCTAACCCTTTGCCCAGGGGCCTCCCTATCATAAGATGGTCGCGCTTGAGCTGCAGGgggtcctccccctccccgtccAACTCCTCCTCACCCGGGCCGTAGAACTTGCTGCCTTTGGTCACGTCGAAGACTTTCCCATTGACCGCAAGCAGGATGCGCGGGGTGCGTGACCCGTCGTACTGGCGCAGCTGCTCCAAGCTGAAGTCCCGCTTCTTCATACGAGGCAGAGAGGCATTGGGGCTCTCCTCGCCCGCCCCGGCCCCGGCACCCAGACCCCGCCGCCCCCAGCGCACCCACAGCCGGTAGGCCCCCAGCAGCACCAGCGCCACCAGCGCCACGTTCAGCAGCATCTCCCCGCCCCCCGTCAGAAGAGCCAGCGCAGCTGCCGACCAGCCGCCCCCTTCTGCTGCCGCTCCCGCGCCGCCCGGGCTCTCGCTGCTACCGTCGCTGCTGCTCTCGCTGCCACTCCCCAGGGTGCCTAAATTCACATCCCCATCACCCGCCGCCATCACTGCCCGCCAgcgccttcctctcctccccgccccctgccctccccaaccccacGGTCGGCCCCGCCCATGTGGGGCCTCCCAGCCAATAGCGTGAGGGTAGGGGGCGGGGTCAGGCCGGCTCCCGACTGGGTGTTGACGCGGTAACGTTGTCTTggatctctctctcccttcccctccctccttttgcAGGCCGCGCGCGCGTGCGACGCCCCGCCCAGCTCGCCCCACACTTCCCTGCTCTCGTCCTTCGCCTCTAGTTGAAGTAGAAGAGGGGGGCGGGTCTGAAGAAAACGCGCTGCGCCggccgcgcgcgcgcgcgcgtgggCGGGGCGAGACTATGGCGCGTGCGCGGGCCCCGCGGCGCCACGCGCTCTCCTTTCCTCTGCAACCCCTCTGGGAGACACGCTCCTCCCAGTTCCCTCGCTGTGCGCGTGCGCCCAGGGGTCGCttttcttcccaggccagggttcGCGTCCGCAAGCTCCCGCCTCTTCGCTTTGGCTCCGCCCGAGAGCTTCACGTGCGCTGAGGCGGCCGCTGAGGCGGGACCCTCTCTGACGCCTTCCCGAGGGCGCGGGTTGGTGGCTAGTGGGAGGCCGCCACATAGTTATAACTGCTTTCGCACACTGAAGGGGGGGGGGTCTCTTTCCCCCCGGGCACCGTCGCGCCTGTCCGGAAGCCCGGAGCGTGGGCGCGCAGGCAAAGCTACAGCCTAGAAGTTTTGGCGAGGAGCTGGAGTCGCCTGGCGCGGAGAGCGCGCACGGAGTTCGCCCAGGGATTGTTTGGCAAAAGGAATCTACGTGCTGTCTACGCCATTCCCCAGTGGTTTTAGCCAAGGCTGCTCTTGTagaattttctttcagattttgtaCTAAAGGTGTCGTTTTTCCTTGAAACGTTCTCATTGGGGCGAGAGGGAAGTGGATAGGATGAGGTGGTCCTTTTTTTCGCGTATTTAGCTTTATTTACAGTTTGTTTTCATCTTCCTGGGTCTTGTAGAGTCTTTTAGCCTCTCGAGTCCTTAAAATTCCTGTGTAAATGTCACCTCTGAAGCCTCATTCTGAGCCCCTCATCTCACGCACTCGGGTCATTTGATGTGCTCCCTCTCGCCCTAGTCTGTTTTGTGTCGCTAGTCCCGGCCCCCGCGCGCGTGTGAACTACCCTTGTGGCGAATGAAGGTTTATCAAGGGAGTAACAGTTTTCGTTTTATCTTGAGGAACTGATGGGATGGAGGAGAGACATGGGCAAGCAGTGGGGGCGTATGGTATGCTAATTAGGGAAACAGCAAGTGGTCCATTTTGGCTTTAAGTACTGAAGAGGAACAGTCTGGAAGACTTAAGGTTGTAGTCTTCAGTATCGAGGGATAGGCTTGGACTTTATATTGTCGGTTTTGGAGGAGCCTCTGAAGATATGGAAGGGGCAAGTGACAGGGTCAAAACTCTTCTGTAGAGAGTTATCTACTAGGATTGGTATGAAAGATTGGAGTGGGGAAAAGAATGGGAAACCAGTTAAGTAGGCTACCGTATTGGTGCAAGGAGTACGAGAAGTGAGGGAACGCAGGACTGATGACAGCATTAGAGCAGGCGTCTGCAAGCTTTTCTTCAAAGGGCcaaacattaatattttaagtgTTCTCTGTCATAATTACTCAACTCTGTCTTGTAGtgagaaagcagccatagacaatacttcAAGGAATGAGCTTGGCTGtgtaccaataaaactttatttttggacactgaacttttaatttgatataattttagatatcatgaaatattcttttaacttttttttttttttttaaattttggctgtgctgcccagcatgcaggaccttagttccccaaccagggatcgaactcacgcTCCCTGCATTGgtagcgcggagtcttaaccaccggaccgccaggggagtccccttaacttttttcaatcatttaaacatgtaaaaaacttttttttttttttttttttttgtactttccaGAGGTAAAAAAACAGCctacaggccatagtttgctgacccctgctttaGAGGTATTTTCTTGAGGCAGAGTGAACAAGATTTAATTGGGGGTAATGACCATGTATAGTCTGTACTCCTCCAATCTAGAATACTTTCCGAAGTTAAAGGGGGCACTGTTAATTACACTGGGAGAAGAGGAGTAAAATTAGACTGTCCTAAGCCAACCTCGAGTGGTCATCCTAAGGTTAATGGTTAAGAGAAGTCAAAACTGCTTTAGGACCTGGTAAAAGGAAATGGAAGTGGCAATGATGGAAACAGGGAGCTTGGGAAGACACTGGTTTTAGGGAGAAGATGGCTGTAGCAGTCCCAGGTGTCATATGGTTGGGACAACATCGACAGGCAGGAACAAACCACCCCAGAGGCTTCATAGCAGGCCactccttgtatcttatttaccAGAATTGGGTTGCTAGCTAGTCCCTGAAACAGTGACTGACAAGGAGCATGGGATTACCATGATTGGTTAGTGTTTATCTGGCTTTTGACAGTTCTTATACAGGACTGTGGCATGCGTTGCTGGACATTTAGCATCTCTGGTGCCTTCCTACTAAATGTTAGTAGCAACCCCAGGCAttgtgacaccaaaaacaaacaaacaaacaaaccctcttCCCCTCCATCCCACACACACTCCCTAGAGAAATGATActggttaagaaccactggctTAGACCAGTTGGGATTTACCTTGGAACTGAATTATGTgtgtatagttttctttttcctaattggtttggagggaagagaggaacTAAGCAGTATTGAAGTTCTGTTGTCAAGGAAGTAGGGTGGGGAATGGTGGGTAGGTAATTAACATTCTGCCCTGagaattaaacattttcttgTATATCCCTGATAAAATATCTCAAACTCACACTtgaagctcttcttttttttttttttttgagttcccccccaccccccacgggAAAAATCTCTCCCAGTAGGATACTCTTTTTTTGAATACTGCAGTAACTTTCAGACTGGTGGCCTGCTCTGTCTTTCCCTCCTTCATTACTACATGAAGGGACTAGTCCTGTGTACTGATTTCCTTTACTCAGATACCTATCTCCAGTGGTGCTCAGCTATCTTAGGAACTCAGTTGGCACTCAGAGGCCTCCATAAATCCACAGACAGCTTCCCTGCCTTTCCCTTACAAGTGTAATCCACTGCTTACTGATTGACTTGTCATCTCCATGGAAGATGTACCTCTCTAGGCCTGACCCTTCTCTGGAGGTATTAGTACTAACCAACaaatttttccatctctttttttttttaataaatttatttattttatttatttatttttggctgcgttgggtcttcgttgctgcatgcaggctttttctagtttcagcgagcaggggctgctcttcatcgcggtgcacggacttctcattacggtggcttctcgttgcggagcacgggctctagagcacaggctcaggagttgtggtgtgtgggcttagttgctctgtggcatgtggaatcttcccggaccagggctcgaacccgtgtcccctgccttggcaggcagattcctaaccactgcgccaccagggaagtccctacagtggcttcttttgttgcggagcacgggctctaggcatgcaggcttcagcacttgtggcttgcaggctctagagcccaggctcagtagttgtggtgcatggtcttagttgctccgcagcatgtgggatcttcccggaccagggctcgaacccttgtcccctacgttggcaggcggattcttaaccactgcaccaccagggaagccctcttttccatttcttttctcacatagccaacttgcatttccctccttTCAACTCAGCATGGCCATTGAAGTGTGATTGAAGTGATCTGTGTCACTTGCAAGCAAAAGCTTTAAGAACCCGTGCACAATTTCTCATGCGCTTTCCTTCTGGCACAGTGATGGAAtgttttagttatctattgctgcataacaaaccatcccaaatcttagtgacttaaaaccGTAACCATTTTATTACTGTCAATGGTTTTGTGGGTTGAATGGGCTCACGGGCAGTTGTCTAATCTTGCTCGGTGTCTCTCACGTGGTTCCAGCCAGGTATTGTTAGACTGGAGTAATCTGGAGGCTCCATGGGGATGCTGGAATGGCTGAGCCTTTCTTTTTCCAGTGTTATTCCAGGGCCTCAGTTTAAATGGCTTCTCCTGCAGAGTAGCCTGACTTCTTACATGGTGGCTCAGGACTCTTCAAACCGCAAAAGCAAAAGCTTCCAGGTGTTTGTAAGACTCAGGCTTGGAAATAACACATACTATTGGTTAAAGCAGTCACATGGCTAACTCAGTTTCAAGGGGAGGGTAAATAaactccacctcttgatggggATTGGGGAGAAGagtgataaagaatttgtggcctTATTTAATCTACCACCCCGACAATGTTCCACCTGGTGGCTGCTTCTGTCAGCCAGGGTCCTAGGGACAGGACAAAGTGGAGAAGAGTCCTTAGCTAATACACATGGTTGTAtgagtgagaaatacatttctgctgttctGAGTCACTGAGATATTTGTGGTTGTTTGGTAGCACATAAAGCCTGATGTATACTAATACAAAAATTGGTACTGGAAGTAGGGCACTGCTGTAACAGAAACCTAGAATATATGGCGTTGACATATATGACTCTGTTACAAACGTTAGTGGTTGGTTGTTAGGCAGCATCCAGCTCTGGTTCACTTAGGAATCTCTCAGCAAACGTAGCTTAGAAATttgagctcaataaatgtttcttaaataagATACACTGTTTTTTGTAATTCTgttctatttctctattttagGGGAAAACACTTCTTTCCCGCATCAGATGTTTCTTAAAGTATGGAGGGGGTGCCACTAACATAACACTCGATACCTCATTCCAGCGCTTCTAACAAGTTTCCTGATGTGTAAGTTTGGCGTGTGCAGCccaccttcttcctctctcctttctcatgGGAGCCAGGC
This genomic window contains:
- the PGRMC2 gene encoding membrane-associated progesterone receptor component 2, with protein sequence MAAGDGDVNLGTLGSGSESSSDGSSESPGGAGAAAEGGGWSAAALALLTGGGEMLLNVALVALVLLGAYRLWVRWGRRGLGAGAGAGEESPNASLPRMKKRDFSLEQLRQYDGSRTPRILLAVNGKVFDVTKGSKFYGPAGPYGIFAGRDASRGLATFCLDKDALKDEYDDLSDLNAVQMESVREWEMQFKEKYDYVGRLLKPGEEPSEYTDEEDTKDHSKQD